GGCGACTATCTCGGTGGCACCGTGCAGGTCATCCCGCACATCACCGACGCCATCAAGGAGGCAGTCATCAATCTGCCCAACGGCGAAGATGTTGCTCTTATTGAAATTGGCGGCACGGTAGGTGACATCGAAGGGCAACCTTTCCTTGAAGCCATCCGCCAACTCAAGAATGACCTGGGCAAAGAGAATGTCCTGTATATTCACCTTACGCTGGTTCCCTACCTCAAGGCAGCCGGAGAATTGAAAACCAAGCCCACGCAGCATTCTGTCAAGGAACTGCGCAGCATCGGCATCCAGCCGGATATCATCATCTGCCGTTCCGAGGTGAAGCTTGAAGACCACCTCAAGCGCAAAATAGCCTTGTTCTGCGATGTTGACGAGGACGCCGTGTTTACAGGCGAAGATGTTGAAAACATTTATGAAGTGCCATTGAAATTTTATGAACAAGGCGTTGACCAAAAGATTGCCATCCTGTTGAAGCTGCCTGCTCGCAATGCGGAACTTGCTCCGTGGGAAAATCTCGTTCACACGCTGAAAAATCCCAAGGGGTCTGTCAAAATAGGCATCATTGGTAAGTATGTAGACCTGACTGAAGCGTACAAGAGTCTGCACGAAGCTCTGGTGCATGGCGGCGTGGCCAATGAAGTTGAAGTACAGCTTGAATACGTGAACTCCGAAAAAGTAAACGCCAAGAACATCGAAAAGAAACTGAAAGGTCTGGACGGTATTCTCGTACCCGGCGGCTTTGGTGCTCGTGGCGTGGAAGGCAAGATTTTGGCAATTCAGTATGCACGTGAAAATAAGGTACCCTTTTTCGGTATCTGTCTCGGCATGCAGTGTGCCTGTATCGAATTTGCCCGCAATGTGATCGGTCTGGAAGGGGCAAACTCCGAAGAGTTCGACAAGAACACCCAGCACAACATAATTTATCTGATGAAAGAATGGTACGACTTCCGTAGTAAGACGACTGAAACTCGGTGTGAAGAATCGGAGAAGGGCGGCACCATGCGTCTTGGTTCCTACCCGTGCAAGCTTAAGAAGGGCACAGTCGCATACGCTGCATACAAAACAGAAAAGATCGACGAACGGCACCGTCATCGCTTCGAATATAATAACAAATTCATTCCGCAGTTCGAGGAGTACGGCATGGTCCTGTCCGGCACAGCTCCCGATGACTCCCTCGTTGAAATCGTGGAACTGCCGGATCATCCCTGGTTCCTGGGCTGCCAGTTCCACCCGGAATTCAAGTCCAATCCCATGAAGCCCCATCCGCTTTTCAGGGACTTCATCAAGGCAGCCAAGGACGAAAAGGGCAAGAAATAGCCTATGGCAGACCTTTATCAAGCAAGCAGGTCCGGCCCGTTCATTCTGGCCGGTCCTTGCGCTATCGAAAGCCGGAAGATCGCACTTCAGACAGCTGGAACACTGGCTGAGCTGGCGGCGAAGCTGGATCTTCCGCTCGTCTACAAGAGTTCCTTCGACAAGGCCAATCGGACTTCCGTGACCAGTTTTCGTGGTCCCGGCATGGAAAAAGGGCTGGAAATATTGGCCGAAGTGAAAAGGGTAACCGGATTACCCGTGGTCACCGACATTCATCACCCGGAGCAGGCCGCTCCTGTTGGTGAAGTGGCGGACGTGCTCCAGATTCCGGCATTTCTGTGCCGTCAAACTGACCTGCTTGTAGCTGCTGCCAAAACCGGCAGGATTATCAACATCAAGAAAGGACAATTCCTGGCACCCTGGGATATGAAGAATGCAGTGGAGAAAGTCCGCGCCTCCGGTAACGAACAAATCTGGTTAACCGAGCGCGGGTCTACTTACGGATACAACAACCTTGTCGTGGACATGCGTTCCATCCCACAGATGCAGAGTTTTGGTGTCCCCGTGGTCATGGATGCCACGCATTCGGTGCAGTTGCCAGGTGGACTCGGTGGGATGTCCGGCGGTCAACGGGAATACGTCCCTGTACTTGCTTCCGCTGCTGTGGCGGCAGGAGTCAACGGCGTGTTCATGGAAGTGCACCCTGATCCAGACAAAGCATTATGCGATGGGCCGAACAGCCTGCCGCTTGATAAGGTGGAAGCATTGCTGATTCGCTTGAAGGCATTGTGGGAGTTAAATCGTGACTGCTAACCCGACCAAGCTTGCACAAAACATCAAGCTGCTTGTTCTCGACGTTGATGGCGTTCTCACCGACGGCGGTTTGTATTACGGCGACGATGGAATTGTCATGAAGCGTTTTCATGTTCAGGACGGACTCGGTATCAAGCTGGCGCAAGCCGTCGGCCTTGAGATCGGTGTCATTACGGGGCTGAATCAAAAGCCTGTCGAAATGCGTGTCCGAGAACTGGGGATTACTCATTATTATGCTGGGAAGCACGACAAGGCACCGCTTTTTAAAGAAATATGTGAAAAGGTCGGTGTGTCTCCATCTGAAGCGGCATTTATGGGTGATGATTGGATCGATCTCGGCGTCATGCGTGTCGCCGGGTTTGCCATGAGCGTGCCTAACGCTGTCCCAGAGGCTATTGATGCCGCGGATTGGGTTTCAACCCGTAAGGGCGGTGAAGGTGCCGTGCGAGAGGCTATAGCATTCATTCTTGATGCTCGTGGGCTTAAGGGTGAAGCTTTAAAACAGTGGGCAGAATAATGAAAGGGCGTCCGGCTCTGATACTTGTTCTCATATTCGCTGTCGGTCTCGTTGTCGGGATCACAGTGAATACTGTATTCTTTTCTGATCCGATTATTGAACCCGACTCGGCACAGACCGATGGGTCAAAATCACGCAAACGCCTACTGGAAGAAGCCGACGTCACTGCTGAGGATATAGAACTCGTACAGGGCAGACAGGGGAGCATGAGCTGGAAATTGCTTGCTAAAACAGCAAAATATAATCAGGAACAAGGACTCATCGGCGTAGAGCGTCCTCAGTTGACGGCCTATTTCGGCGAAGATCGTAAAGAAGTCTATGTCCGGGCGGATCGTGGTGAAGTCGATCAGGGAAACGACAACCTGACTCTTTACGACGGTGTCTCCGGTCGTTTCGGAGACATGGCCCTTGATGCCCAGCAACTTGATTATGTCGGGGCTATTGATAAGGTATATCTCAAGGGCGGTGTGACTGTTCGTCGACCTGATATGACCATTGAAGCCAAAGCGATGGAAATAGATCTCGTCACTCGCCAACTTGTAGCAGCCGGGGGCGTAACAGCTTTACTGGCACCTACAGGCCTTGATAAGAATCCGTTGAATGAAGATGAGGAGTGAGTCTTTCATGAAGAATATATTTGCACTGGCGACCCTGCTTCTGTTGGTCGTGTTGACACTTCCTTCCATGGTTTTTGCTGAGGAATGGGGTGAAATTCGTGAGGCCACAGTCAATCTCAATGTCCGAGAACAGCCCGACAAGAAAAGCGGACACGTCCTTACCTTGGCGAAAGGGCAGCGGGTCAAGGTTGATTTTATTGAAAATGGATGGGCGGCCATATTCAATCTTACTGAGGCCAAACGTGACCTGAATAAAGCCGTAGGCTATGCAAATGTAAAATACCTTGAACCTGTTACAGTTTCACCTGCACCTGCGCCAGTAGAGAGTAAAGAAACTACGGCACAGTCTGAAACGGTTGTGAAGGCTGAAAGCGGTGAAGGGGAAGTCAAGGCCTCGGTGGCAACAGCTCCCAAGGGAGATCCTGTCAAAATGGGTATTAATCCGAGCCGGATGCCAGTCAAAATTTCATCTGACCGCATGACTTATGACGAAACCGGCAAAGTCGTTTCCTTTGTCGGCAACGTTGTTGCCGAACATGGCCAACTTACCTTGTGGGCGGACAACCTGTCAGCGTATCTCGCTTCCAAAAGTGGGAAAAAATTTACGGCTGACAGTGTTGATCGTATTATTGCCGAGGGAAATGTCAGAGCCCAAAAAGGAACTGCTGAAGGAACCTGCGGCAAGCTGACGTATTTCGTGAATGATCAGCTCCTACAGATGGAGCAGAATCCGCTTTTGCAGGATGGCCCCAACAGTCTGACAGGTGAAATCATCAAGTTTGACATCAAGGACAACCGTTCCGAAGTCGAGGGGGGTAAAGGGCAACGGGTCAAAGCCATTTTCATGACTCCCGGCAACATGAAGGTACAATAAATGTCAACTGGACTGCGAGCTGCGAATCTTTCGAAGCGTTACGGGCAGAAAGAAGTCGTTCACGGCATCAATCTGGAACTGAATCCCAAGGAAGTCGTCGGCCTGCTCGGCCCGAATGGCGCAGGTAAGACAACAACATTTTATATGCTCGTCGGCATTGTTGAACCCAACACAGGCAACGTGTCTTTAGGGGGGGTGGACCTGACCGAAAAGCCGCTTCATGAACGCGCTCGCATGGGAGTCAGCTATCTGCCTCAGGAAAGTTCCATTTTCAGAAAGCTGACTGTACGCCAGAACCTTGAAATAATACTTGAACAGACGTCCATGTCCTCAAATCAGCAAAAAGCTCGAGCTGATGAGTTGATGGAAATGTTTACCATCACAAAACTTGCTGATCAGGCTGCCATGTTTTTGTCTGGCGGAGAACGCCGGCGTCTTGAAATAGCCCGCGCACTTATTCTTGATCCTCAATTTATCCTTTTGGATGAACCTTTTGCAGGCATTGATCCCATTGCTGTTATCGACATCCAGGAAATTATCTCCGTACTGAAAAGTATGGAGATCGGTATCTTGATTTCAGACCATAACGTTCGCGAAACACTCAATATTTGCGATAGAGCCTACCTTGTATACGAAGGGAACGTCATTCTTGAAGGATCACCGGAAGAGATCGTTCAAAATAGTCGTGCCCGTCAAATCTATCTGGGTGAAGACTTCCGTCTTTAATCACCAATCACTCGACTTTCACGCATTCGCGATTTACAGTGTAACCAAAGGTTGGTACACTTTTTTCATGTCATGCATGCTGCACTTTATCGTTAATGGTAACGGCATGTTATAACAATGTCCTTGCTTCGATGTTGTAGGTGTGACATACTCAAATCAGAATAATAAAGGTATGGCCGGAAAAGAATTCAAACCGGTAGTGCGATCAAGACTATATTAGCCTTTCGAGATATACATTATGGGATTGGAACTCAGACAACAACTCAAGCTTTCTCAACAACTGGTCATGACACCGCAATTGCAGCAGGCCATCAAACTGCTGCAACTCTCGCGTCTTGAGTTGCTTGAAACTGTTCAGCAAGAGCTTATGGAAAACCCGTTTCTCGATGAAATAGAAACGGAGACCGAAGTTCCTGACTCTTCAGAGGTTCTCACGGAGTCCCAGGCTGAGGAAGAATTAGTTCGCAACGCCGATTGGGAAAACTATCTCGGCGAATTTTCGAGTACATCAAAGCAGGCAACCGGACGGGATTCAGAAATCCCTGAAGAGGGCATGTCGTTTGAAGCTCGTCTTGCATCCAAGCCTTCTCTTGAGGGGCATCTCAATTGGCAGATGCGTCTTTCAAATTTCACAGAACAGGAACTCGCTATTGGCGAAATAATACTGGGTAACGTCGATTCCAACGGATATCTACAGGCCTCCATCGAAGAACTGCAATCCATGGTCCAGGCAACGGATGAAGAGGTTGAATCCACTATTAAACGTATCCAACGACTTGACCCCGTTGGTGTCGCGGCGCGGACTCCGCAAGAGTGTCTGCTCGTTCAAATGGATGTTCTCGGATATGATGATCCCATTCTTGTGTCGCTCGTCACCGATCACCTGGAAGACCTCGAAAAGAATCGCTACAAGCCCCTGACACGCAAGTTCAAGATATCCATGGATGAGCTCAAGGAATATCTGGACATGCTTCAGACGCTTGATCCCATGCCCGGTAGCAATTTTTCAAGCACAGAACCTCATTATGTCAGCCCGGACGTCTTTGTTTATAAATACGGAGATGATTTTGTAATCATTCTCAACGAGGACGGGTTGCCGCGTTTACAGATGAACGCCTTTTACATGGATTCCATGAAAGGTGCTGCAAACAAGGAAAAAGAGTATTTTCAGGAGAAGATGCGATCTGCCGCGTGGCTTATGAAAAGCCTGTACCAGCGTCAGAGAACATTGTATAAAGTAGTTGAGAGTATTGTCCGTTTTCAACGAGAGTTCTTCGAAGAAGGCGTGACAAAACTCAAACCCCTGATTCTCAAGGAGGTAGCCGAGAATATCGAGATGCATGAATCCACGGTGAGTCGTATTACAACAAGCAAATACGTCTCAACTCCACACGGTATCTTCGAGTTGAAATTCTTCTTTAACTCGGCCTTGGATTTGAACGATGGTTCTCAAGTGGGTTCGGAGAGCGTTAAGGCGCTCATCAAGAAAATGATTGCAGGTGAAGACACGAAAAAACCACTCAGCGATGAACGGATAGGTGAAATACTTCAAGAGAAACTTGAAGTAAATATTGCCCGGCGAACTGTGGCCAAATACCGTTCAGCAATGGGTATTCCGTCTTCATCAAAACGCAAGCAGTATTTCTAATCCTGCTTGCCGCACTCAAAACCAGGAGGCAGCGTATGAACATCAGCTTCACTTTCAAAAACTTTGAGCCGTCCGATCATCTCAAAGAATACGCTAGTAAGCGGTTTGAAAAAGTAGCAAGATACGTTTCCGATTCCGAATCCGATCTTCAGGTAAATCTGCAGGTTGACAAATTTCGTCACAAAGCGGACGTTATTCTGAATTCGGAAGGCATTCACATATCGGCTTATGAGGCTTCAGAAGACATGTACTCTACCATTGATATGGTTTTGGACAAACTTGAAGCCCAATTGCGCAAGATGCGTGAGAAGATGAAAAGTCGTTCCAAGCAGGGGCGCGGCAACAAAATGGTACAGCTGAATGTGCTGTCCTATCAAGAGTTGCCCAGCGAAGCTGCACCTACCATTGTTGGCACGGACGAGTATGTTCCGAAACCGATGTCTGTTGACGAAGCCGCCATGCAGCTTGATGCTCTTGATAATGAATTCCTGGTGTTCCGCAACGCCGAAACCGAAGACGTTAATGTCATCTACAAAAGAAAGAATGGCGATTACGGCCTCATTGACCCTGGATACTAAAGATGAAACTTGGTGATTACCTGGCGAAGGAACTTGTCCTTCCCGAAATGCTGTCCGAAACCAAATCGGACATTCTGAAAGAACTCATTACCCCGCTAGGGGATAAATATCCTGAGATGGACACGGACCTCGCGGTCCGTGTCCTTCTCGATCGTGAAAAGCTGGGAACAACAGGTATTGGCGACGGAATAGCCATCCCGCACGGCAAACTGGAAAATCTTGATAAAATCGTTGTCATTGTAGGCCGGAGTCTGCAAGGGGTCGAATTCGATGCCCTTGATCATCAGCCGTGTTCAATTTTCTTTCTTGTTCTTGCGCCAGAACAGGCGGCTGGAATGCATTTGCGCATACTGGCTCAGATTTCCAGGCTTTTAAAGGATGAAACATTTCGTCAATCTTTTCTTGAGGCTGACAGCATCGATGAATTGTGGGGGCTTCTCAAGGGTGTTTAAGCTTCAAAGGACACTTCTGTGACACCTGCCAATTCTTTTCCCGTTGTCATTGTGACCGGGCTTTCAGGCTCGGGGAAAAGCACAGCCCTTAAGGTCTTTGAGGATCTGGGGTTTTTCTGCATTGACGGGCTGCCTTCGGAGATGTCGCCAAAGATCACGGATCTCATTTTAAAGTTCGATTCCAAATACAGGGGCCTTGCCCTTGGTATGGATTTACGACAACTCGAATTCGTTGACGGGTGGGACCAGGCGCTGCGTGACTTCAATACACTCGGTATCACTCCTCAAGTTTTATTCATTGAAGCTCGCATGAATGAGCTTGTCCGTCGATATGCGACAACTCGTCGACCGCATCCATTGGAGAGCAGGAATCTTGGTCTTGAACAAGCTCTCGATCAAGAAAAAAGTCTCCTTGAGCCCGTTCGATCCGGTGCTGCATTAGTTCTGGATACAACGAATTACTCCATCCACGATCTTCGGCGCGTTATCCAGACAAAATGGTCCGCCATAGAGGAAGTGGGGCGCGGCATGCGTGTGCATCTCATTTCTTTCGGTTTCAAATACGGTGTGCCGTCTGAAGCTGACTTGGTCTTTGATTTACGGTTCTTACCAAATCCTTACTTTGACGAAAAACTCAGGTCACTGTCTGGTATGGACAAATCAATTGCTCAATTTGTGGTCGGTAGTGACGTCGGCAGTGAGTTTAACACGCGTTTTCTTGATTTTTTAAGCTACATGCTTCCCCTGTACGCTGATGAAGGGCGCTACAGGATCACACTGGCCCTTGGTTGCACGGGTGGTCGACATCGGTCGGTAGCTGTGGGAGAGTCCGTACTGGCGACCCTGAAGAAAAAAGGGTATACTGTTTCGATTGAACACCGACATATGGAACTTGGATAAACAATGGCTTCAAAGTCTGAAAAAAAGAATGCGATGGTCGGCATCGTTCTGGTTACCCACGGCACCTTTGGGGAAGCCTTGCTTGATGCTGCTAAAATGGTCATGGGCCAACAGGAAAACTGTTTGGCTGTGGGTATTGATGTCGAAAAAAGTGTGGACGAGACTATGGAGGCCGTTAGAAAGGCCATACATACCGTGGAAAACGGTAAAGGTGTTGTCGCACTGACAGACCTGTTTGGCGGTTCGCCGACCACCATGAGCCTCTCTCTTATGAAATCAGAAAATCTTGAAGTCATCACCGGCGTCAATCTGCCAATGCTGGTGGCAACGTTGCAATCGCGTAAAATGGACCTGAACGCTCTGGCCGAAACGGTCAAAACTGCTGGAAGACAGGGCATCAAGGTCGCGGGCGCGATGCTTCGAAAAAAAACGAAGAAATAGGATGTTGCCGTGATTCTTGTCCGTATAGACAACCGCCTGATTCACGGCCAGATTATTGAAACATGGCTTCCTTACACAGGCGCGAAACAGGTCGTAGTCGCCAACGATGAACTTGCACACGATATTTTGCAACAGGAAATCATGTCGCTGGCCATTCCCCAAACCGTGGATAGTTCATTTGTCGGCGTTGATGCGCTTAATGATCTGCTGGAGCAAATGAACTTTGATAGCGGTCAGACTATCGTGCTTTTTTCTAGCTGCGCAGATGCAAAACGCGCCTATGAAGCCGGTTTCGATTTTGACATCCTTAATATTGGCAATGTCCATTACAGCCCAGGAAAGAAACAGATCTCTCCAAGTGTTGCATTGTCTGATGAGGACGAAAACTGTCTCAAAATTCTCAACCGAAAAGGGGTAAAACTCGATTTCAGGTGTGTCCCCAATGACCCGGTTCAGGTAAGGTTCGAATCATGATCGTTTACAATTCATTCGCCTGGTTTGGCATGGTCGCTTTTTTTTTGCCCTCTTTTCTCTATTCAGAAATTCAATAAGCATAGGACTGCTCGAGCGACCACTTGTTATCGGACTTTTTTGGGGTGCGTTTAGCGGCGACTACACAACAAGTCTTTATATTGCTATTTTCTTTGAGCTTTTATGGCTCGATCTCATACCAGTAGGAACATTTATTCCACCGCATTTAACCGCTGCAACATTTTCAGCGCTTTCTTTGACAACATACTTTGGCCTGGAGCATCCGGCAAAAATCATGGGGGTTCTCTTTGCCAGCATGCCTCTCGCCTGGCTCGGTACCCAAATTGAAATGATGATACGAGAACAGGAGCAGGGGAGTTACAACAGATTACTCAATTGGGCTCGGAATCCAGACGCTGTGAATCTTCCTGGTACATTAATCATGAAATCCATGGCGCGCACTTTTATCTTGCTAGGCCTTTCATTTTTCATCGCCATTCTCATAATTAAACAATGTCTTCAGCTCTTCTTTTCACTGTATCCTGGCTTTCTCGTATCCATTGACATCACATGGGCACACCTATGGGTAGCTGCTACCCTTGGTGGATTAATGGCACTTCGAGTGAAACGTGCGTATGCCGTCTTAACGACGGGTATAAGTCTTTTCGTTATTTTCTTAGTTTGGAGCCGTTTTTAGCTTGGCAGTCCTATTTGATTGTGATATCCGTCACATTCTATTTTCAAGGCAAATTTCCTTATCTAAGGACAATTCAATTAGGAGGACTTGATATGGCTATTTTGGTTGTTGGACACAAAAACCCTGATACTGACACCGTCGCTTCCGCGATTGCTGCCGCTGATCTGTACACAAAGCGTGGTATGGAAGCCAAGGCTGTTACCCAGGGCGAAATCGCTCCTGAGACTGCTTTCGTTCTCGAAAAGTTCGGCTTTGCCGCTCCCGAGATCGTTGCCGATGCAACTGACCAGCAGATCATTCTGGTCGACCACACCGACATCTCCCAGACCATCGACAATCTGGACAAGGGCGAACTCGTTGCCGTTGTTGATCACCACAAACTTGGTGATGTCACCACTTCCGGCCCTCTGGAAATGTGGGTCTGGCCTGTAGGCTGTACCGGCACTGTTCTGAAAAACATGTACGATTTTTACAATGTGGAAGTACCTGCCAATGTTGCCGGTATATTGCTGTGCGCTATCCTGAGCGACACCGTCATGTTCAAGTCCGTCACCTGCACCGATGCTGACAAGGAAGCTGTAGAAGCTCTTGCCAAGATCGCTGGTGTTGACGATGTCATGGCTCTGGGCATGGAAATGTTCAAAGTCAAGTCCGCTGTCGATGGCGCAAGCCCGAGCGAACTGGTCTTCCGTGACTACAAGGACTTCGACATGTCCGGTAACAAGGTTGGCATTGGCCAGTTGGAAGTCGTGGACCTGTCCATGCTGGACGCCCACAAAGAAGCCCTTCAGGCTGAGATCGAAAAGGTCAAAGCTGATGGTCGCCACTCCGTCTTCCTGCTCCTGACCGACATCATGAAAGAAGGTTCCGAGATGCTTATCGCTTCTGACGACGCTTCCGTTGTTGAGAAAGCTTTTGGTATCGCTCCTGAAGGTACCTCCGTATACCTTGACGGCGTAATGAGCCGTAAAAAACAGGTTGCTCCCAACTTCATCAAGGCCTTTGAAGGCTAGTTGAAGCGATCTGATTGAAGCGCAAAGTATGGGCCCGTCAGCATTGTGCTGACGGGCCTTTTTTTTGTTACAGGCTTCTTTTGATATTTTTTTCACATACCTGTGATAGTACTTCTGTATGTACTTGATTCAGAGAAACGTGTATTTATCTTAAATGGAAACATATGCGCACAAGAATAAAACAAAAAGAATTGCAACCTACTTCTTGCGATGGATTCTCTTCATCATATTATTTAACATTTTTTTCTCGGTAAATTGGGTACTTGCCGATTCAGGAAAAAAAACAATTATCTGTGGGATAGCTGAAGGCTTTCCGCCATACCAATATCGAACTGATTCGGCAGAGCCTGCAGGTCTCGATGTGGATATAATGCTCCGTGTCGCAAAACGTCTGCAACAAACTGTAATTTTCCAACAGTCCTCATGGGATAAGGTCATAACTGGACTAAGATTGGACACTGTAGATTGTATATCTGGCATAGAAATTAATGATAAGCGTAAGACATATTTTGACTTTACCACGCCATACTACAACAGAAAAAACGTAGTATTTGTAAGACAAGACAATACCGATATCCACTCCATTCAGGATCTGAAATGGCAGGTTGTTGCCGGGGACAGACATTCGTTTGTTGAACTATACTTGGCTCAGATAGGATTGCGAAGTCAGATACGATTGTATCAAACCGACAGCAAAGACACATCCATTCGCATGCTAAAGGAAAAAGTGGTCGTGGCCGTTATTGCCCCTCTTGAAGTCGGTTTGTATCTTGCAAAAAAACACTCAGTAGAAGTCAGAATACTCGATAATTCAGACCCAGGGTCGCCTGTGGGCAT
The genomic region above belongs to uncultured Pseudodesulfovibrio sp. and contains:
- a CDS encoding CTP synthase, which produces MKTKFIFITGGVLSSLGKGLAAASIGALLQARGLKATIQKLDPYINVDPGTMNPFQHGEVYVTDDGAETDLDLGHYERYLDTALSQQNNYTSGSIYNSVIQKERRGDYLGGTVQVIPHITDAIKEAVINLPNGEDVALIEIGGTVGDIEGQPFLEAIRQLKNDLGKENVLYIHLTLVPYLKAAGELKTKPTQHSVKELRSIGIQPDIIICRSEVKLEDHLKRKIALFCDVDEDAVFTGEDVENIYEVPLKFYEQGVDQKIAILLKLPARNAELAPWENLVHTLKNPKGSVKIGIIGKYVDLTEAYKSLHEALVHGGVANEVEVQLEYVNSEKVNAKNIEKKLKGLDGILVPGGFGARGVEGKILAIQYARENKVPFFGICLGMQCACIEFARNVIGLEGANSEEFDKNTQHNIIYLMKEWYDFRSKTTETRCEESEKGGTMRLGSYPCKLKKGTVAYAAYKTEKIDERHRHRFEYNNKFIPQFEEYGMVLSGTAPDDSLVEIVELPDHPWFLGCQFHPEFKSNPMKPHPLFRDFIKAAKDEKGKK
- the kdsA gene encoding 3-deoxy-8-phosphooctulonate synthase → MADLYQASRSGPFILAGPCAIESRKIALQTAGTLAELAAKLDLPLVYKSSFDKANRTSVTSFRGPGMEKGLEILAEVKRVTGLPVVTDIHHPEQAAPVGEVADVLQIPAFLCRQTDLLVAAAKTGRIINIKKGQFLAPWDMKNAVEKVRASGNEQIWLTERGSTYGYNNLVVDMRSIPQMQSFGVPVVMDATHSVQLPGGLGGMSGGQREYVPVLASAAVAAGVNGVFMEVHPDPDKALCDGPNSLPLDKVEALLIRLKALWELNRDC
- a CDS encoding HAD hydrolase family protein, whose amino-acid sequence is MTANPTKLAQNIKLLVLDVDGVLTDGGLYYGDDGIVMKRFHVQDGLGIKLAQAVGLEIGVITGLNQKPVEMRVRELGITHYYAGKHDKAPLFKEICEKVGVSPSEAAFMGDDWIDLGVMRVAGFAMSVPNAVPEAIDAADWVSTRKGGEGAVREAIAFILDARGLKGEALKQWAE
- the lptC gene encoding LPS export ABC transporter periplasmic protein LptC — its product is MKGRPALILVLIFAVGLVVGITVNTVFFSDPIIEPDSAQTDGSKSRKRLLEEADVTAEDIELVQGRQGSMSWKLLAKTAKYNQEQGLIGVERPQLTAYFGEDRKEVYVRADRGEVDQGNDNLTLYDGVSGRFGDMALDAQQLDYVGAIDKVYLKGGVTVRRPDMTIEAKAMEIDLVTRQLVAAGGVTALLAPTGLDKNPLNEDEE
- the lptA gene encoding lipopolysaccharide transport periplasmic protein LptA, producing the protein MKNIFALATLLLLVVLTLPSMVFAEEWGEIREATVNLNVREQPDKKSGHVLTLAKGQRVKVDFIENGWAAIFNLTEAKRDLNKAVGYANVKYLEPVTVSPAPAPVESKETTAQSETVVKAESGEGEVKASVATAPKGDPVKMGINPSRMPVKISSDRMTYDETGKVVSFVGNVVAEHGQLTLWADNLSAYLASKSGKKFTADSVDRIIAEGNVRAQKGTAEGTCGKLTYFVNDQLLQMEQNPLLQDGPNSLTGEIIKFDIKDNRSEVEGGKGQRVKAIFMTPGNMKVQ
- the lptB gene encoding LPS export ABC transporter ATP-binding protein — its product is MSTGLRAANLSKRYGQKEVVHGINLELNPKEVVGLLGPNGAGKTTTFYMLVGIVEPNTGNVSLGGVDLTEKPLHERARMGVSYLPQESSIFRKLTVRQNLEIILEQTSMSSNQQKARADELMEMFTITKLADQAAMFLSGGERRRLEIARALILDPQFILLDEPFAGIDPIAVIDIQEIISVLKSMEIGILISDHNVRETLNICDRAYLVYEGNVILEGSPEEIVQNSRARQIYLGEDFRL
- the rpoN gene encoding RNA polymerase factor sigma-54 yields the protein MGLELRQQLKLSQQLVMTPQLQQAIKLLQLSRLELLETVQQELMENPFLDEIETETEVPDSSEVLTESQAEEELVRNADWENYLGEFSSTSKQATGRDSEIPEEGMSFEARLASKPSLEGHLNWQMRLSNFTEQELAIGEIILGNVDSNGYLQASIEELQSMVQATDEEVESTIKRIQRLDPVGVAARTPQECLLVQMDVLGYDDPILVSLVTDHLEDLEKNRYKPLTRKFKISMDELKEYLDMLQTLDPMPGSNFSSTEPHYVSPDVFVYKYGDDFVIILNEDGLPRLQMNAFYMDSMKGAANKEKEYFQEKMRSAAWLMKSLYQRQRTLYKVVESIVRFQREFFEEGVTKLKPLILKEVAENIEMHESTVSRITTSKYVSTPHGIFELKFFFNSALDLNDGSQVGSESVKALIKKMIAGEDTKKPLSDERIGEILQEKLEVNIARRTVAKYRSAMGIPSSSKRKQYF
- the raiA gene encoding ribosome-associated translation inhibitor RaiA, with product MNISFTFKNFEPSDHLKEYASKRFEKVARYVSDSESDLQVNLQVDKFRHKADVILNSEGIHISAYEASEDMYSTIDMVLDKLEAQLRKMREKMKSRSKQGRGNKMVQLNVLSYQELPSEAAPTIVGTDEYVPKPMSVDEAAMQLDALDNEFLVFRNAETEDVNVIYKRKNGDYGLIDPGY
- a CDS encoding PTS sugar transporter subunit IIA, with the translated sequence MKLGDYLAKELVLPEMLSETKSDILKELITPLGDKYPEMDTDLAVRVLLDREKLGTTGIGDGIAIPHGKLENLDKIVVIVGRSLQGVEFDALDHQPCSIFFLVLAPEQAAGMHLRILAQISRLLKDETFRQSFLEADSIDELWGLLKGV
- the rapZ gene encoding RNase adapter RapZ gives rise to the protein MTPANSFPVVIVTGLSGSGKSTALKVFEDLGFFCIDGLPSEMSPKITDLILKFDSKYRGLALGMDLRQLEFVDGWDQALRDFNTLGITPQVLFIEARMNELVRRYATTRRPHPLESRNLGLEQALDQEKSLLEPVRSGAALVLDTTNYSIHDLRRVIQTKWSAIEEVGRGMRVHLISFGFKYGVPSEADLVFDLRFLPNPYFDEKLRSLSGMDKSIAQFVVGSDVGSEFNTRFLDFLSYMLPLYADEGRYRITLALGCTGGRHRSVAVGESVLATLKKKGYTVSIEHRHMELG
- a CDS encoding PTS sugar transporter subunit IIA, with the protein product MASKSEKKNAMVGIVLVTHGTFGEALLDAAKMVMGQQENCLAVGIDVEKSVDETMEAVRKAIHTVENGKGVVALTDLFGGSPTTMSLSLMKSENLEVITGVNLPMLVATLQSRKMDLNALAETVKTAGRQGIKVAGAMLRKKTKK
- a CDS encoding PTS sugar transporter subunit IIB — encoded protein: MILVRIDNRLIHGQIIETWLPYTGAKQVVVANDELAHDILQQEIMSLAIPQTVDSSFVGVDALNDLLEQMNFDSGQTIVLFSSCADAKRAYEAGFDFDILNIGNVHYSPGKKQISPSVALSDEDENCLKILNRKGVKLDFRCVPNDPVQVRFES